The genomic interval CAGATATGTTGAGTTCCACCTGGTTTgaacatcaagagaaagaagCGCACCACCCAAGAAATTTTGTCTCTCCGCGCATGAATTGAAATTTTCAAGTCTTGCAAGAGAagactttatatattttaccgCATTTCGAATATTCACAATTGATCTATCAATTTCTTTTAAGTCatcatgaataataagattcaaaatatgtgcatAACATCTTATGTGCATAAGGTCATTGTCTAGTTCCAAACAATCTCTAATTTTAGTAATcttcctcaaataatcaatgtcagtagtattagaggatgcattgtctactgtgattgtaaatatattttttatgcccCATTTGTATAGATGACTCGATCTCTCTTCCTATTATTGTCCCTTTATGATTAGGAACTTTCATAAAGCctataattcttttatgcaaaatccaatcatcatcaataaaatggaatgttatgcacatatagttaagattttgcactgatgtccacatgtcagtagtaatgcaaattttataattagatgCCATGAATATGCCCTTTAACTTGTCTTTTTCTGACAAGTAcattttcatacaatctcgcataatAGTAATGTGAGAGGGGATTGAAAATCTAGGCTCAACTGCCGCCATAAAGTCTTTAAATTCCTGTTTTGTAGAAATGGTAGCTCATCTACAATTATCATTTTAGCTACCGCCAACCTTATTTTCTACTCATTATACTTGGCAATTCTAAAACTAAGACTGATAGATGTACTATTCACCCCATCCCTCCTAGGTCCGGTCGTTTTTTATTAGGGGTTATCTCTTCCAATCCTAGTCTCAATAAAGGCATTACATGTGTCAATATAATATCTCAAGGATGAAGTTccttattttttagaatgataTAATAAAGTTTTACCACAATAATTGCATGCTGCTCTTTGGTCATTGGAATCTTCATTCtcaatcttaaaaaaatgaagccATACATCTGATCTACCCTGAGATCTTTTGATAGGAGGGCGAACATGAGAATGAGTAGTTGCAGGGAAAGAGCTATCCAAATGAATTATACTAGGGATTGATTCAGACCCTGACGAAGACATAATAGCATTAGGCTCCATAAATGCAATTTGAGATAAATAAagcatcattaatatatatatatatatatcaatatatatcaaCAAACTGGGAATAAGAACATCCATGACAATTATATCAATCAAATCCTAAATGCAGATCACTGATCTCTTGAACAACAACCAAATATCATTTAGGTTGATGCAGTGAATCTATATTATCACACATTCTGTGTTATTACATGCTTCCTTTTAGTTTATAGATGAACGGTCTCTATAAAATATGTTGACGTTTTTCTTCTCCCTTCTACTCAGCCACGAAATAGAAAGCAGAGAATCACGAAGAAAATAGAAAACCCATAATACCCAAAAGTTCAACAACCAAAATCAACCCAAACTGAAGAACCATAACGGTTCAAATCATCCATAGCTTCTGTCcaagagagagattgagacacCGAGAGTGAGAGCGCAGAGTGCGAGAGGGTTGAGTTATGAGGAGAGAGTGTCTGAGAGACTGAGAGTGAGAAAGAAATGCTGAAATGCCCGAGTGGATGTtcgagagagagattgagagaccGAGAGTGAGACTGAGGGCAGAGTGCGAGAGGGCTGCCAACTAAGTTCTAAACTTCTAAGAGGAGAGTGTTTGAGAAACAAAGTGAGAAAGAAATGCTGACTGTTGAGAGCTTGAGATTGCTGAAGGAAGCTGGAAGTACCCGAGTCTGGAAGAAAGtcattgataaaagaaaacaaaaatgatgtttttacaATAAATACGGTTAGCAGATATTAACCGATTTAACAGAGTGATTTCGGAAGCCAAATAGAATTCTTCCGTTTCACACCCGTTTACTTTCGGGTCGGGTAATTTGGCTCGGGTAATTCGTAAGTAAGCTTTGGGTTGGGTAAATGGCTTAAATGTGCATCCTtagctcaactcaacatctaaacacatcttaAAGGATTGAGAGAGTTCCCAACTCACCTTTACAAGGCAAACTCTCAAGAAGTGCAGCATCCTTGGAAGCAGAATTTCCATTGAACATGGTTCCTTCTTTCATCGTGCAGTTTCTAAACCTATTTAACACTGGAAAGGTAACGGGGCTATCACCTACTGGATCTATCAAACCCAGGCAAACGACACAGAGAAATAGACTGCAAACGGTCAAAACGAACAGGCCAAAATCTTATATTCAAAAGAGAGAGACGGCAATGAAATCAAGCAAAGGATCCACATTCCGTTAAAAAGTGATATACATTAACAGTGCAAGGCAAGCCCAAAAGGAATTACAAATCACCCATCGTCAAGATGTTATAGGAAATGGTAGtacaagaaattgaaaaagaggaCGGCCCTAGATTCTGCACTCGGGCACTCTCGGCTATTCCAACTCGGATCAACTGGACGTGCAGGCAGACCCAGTATACATGACCACCATGACTTGTCTTTTCACAGCAAGATATCCGTTCCAGCTGTCAAAGTAATTTGAATTAGTTGCTCCCTTGGCCTCTTGCCCATGGGGGTCTTCGCAGGGCACCACCGTTACGTTGTGCAACATTGTTCTGCTGTGACATGATCTTCATCCTTTGCTCCTTCATGTTTGCAAACAGTGAGTCCAGCGTAGACCTCTGCTTCGGTGCTGCATTTCCCTCCTGCGGCTGCATGAGCTGTGACTGCACATACAACATATAAATCTCGTCAACACAAAAGACTTTGCATAGCATGATGAACGGTGAGATTAATAGCCACATAGCACTCAGATGAATGACCTGAGTCCTTGCAAAATCCATTACATCGTAAAAATGTATAACTACTCCAAAGAAGCCACTAACATCCTTCTTGTTGATAATATAAGgttatattatatctttattGGCTTAAGTGGGATGATATGAAAGAAAAGGTATTATTATGTTCTCTCCCCAAATATCATTTACTTAGAAAACGAAGTATTGGAAGACCACCTACAATAATCATTCTCCTGTATGCCAAACAATggaaataaagaatatttagcttttcttcttttcttcagtgTAGTACAACAACTAACGCTTGCTAATCCTACTTAACAATGTCATATAAATCACTTTCAAGGAGAGGAAGTCCTAGGCAGCATCATAAAAGAATACCTTAGCAGAAGAGCCTCCATTTGGAGCCCTCCTGGGGACCACTGGAGCACCACCCCTGCACCGAGAGATAGAAATAATGATTGGATAGCTTAAACAGGACATATCATCATGAGGCAATACCAACGAGGTAGAATTCAGAACGCACTGTACCAAATACGGATGATTAATAATTATACCACCACCCTCAGATTTATGTTCACTCAATTGAGTCTAGTGACTTACCATCATGTCTTATAGCCAACTAACAGAATGCTAATACAAACCATTTCAGAAAAAAGTAGTCGCTTCAAGAAAGTGACACCTGCAGTACCAATTCTTCTATACAACAGCCCTTACCAATAAGGGCACGATCTAGAGTTCAGACCTCACACAATGGTCAAGCGGAAAGGAAAAGTAAAACAATCACAAGGAAGCAGGACTTGAAAAACCACAGTGGCTCGTTCAGCATTTAGTTCAATAAATAGAAGACTCTGCTGAGGAACGTCCAAATCTGATATCTTGAAAACTCTTTGTTTGCATCACTCACGGTAACTATTGCCGAACAATGAGTATCCAATTTCCACACCTAGTAAAACTAGGATAAAACAAAACTACATTGCCAACACAGCTGCCAACCactaaagaatttgaaaataaataacatgagcacaACTCTACTCCTTGACATTCAGCTATCCAAACTCCCAATATCCCAAGCGGGAAATTCACTCTACAAAAACCTGAAACACGTGACTTGTGTTTAGTTGACCCATAAATATCCATTTTAGTTGCATCCCATGGGACAAAACAGATGACAACCCAATCACCCAAGTAGCTGGcaagaaagaacaagaaaagcGGAGATGAGGTGTCAGTCCAATGGACTAGAAAACCCAGACAAGTTCCAAAATGCAGAAATCTCCAGATTAAGAGGCCTTAAGACTGAAGGGTGTCGATCCCACAGCAGTATCTTCCAAGAAAAATTATCAGTGTATGAAGGCCAACAATGCTTCAGGGATGGAGGACCAGAGCAAAATGTATGGACCAGCACAACCTATCACACCTCAAGAATGAACAATGACAGATCAAGGAAAAGCAGCAGGTCTTGCCATGGATCATATGGAAGAATACCAATACATGCGACGAGATGACTGAAAGCTTCGGATAGGCTATAGAAAGATAGAGACTGCTGCATTGAATTCAATTACTAGAAAACATCCACAACGCCAcaaatcatgtaaattttttgaaGCAATGAGCCACTTAAAATGCAGAATGTTAACTTGTCAGTGCAAATGTGATAGCTTTCTTCGCATAATACAGTTGCGTGAACTTCCATATCACACTTGATTTCACATTTTCATCAACCCATCTTCATCCAGTCATGTCCCTTTTTATCACTTATAATCCACTGCTTCAACAGCCAATCCAAATAACAAACCTCCGATTTTCGAACAAGCATATCCAAAATCAAATTAGACATGCACTACTCAACTACAACTTCCTTTGCGCACCACATAAACAAAGGTTATGATGCAAGCCAGCTATAAAGGCTGGCATGACAGAAGCCATCAACAGTTGAAAATATTCCCAAATTGGCTGATTCCCACTGAAACAAATCATTTGCAGGACTTCCATGACACTATTTGATTTGGTAAACATTAATGGGAAGCTGATCAATACTACAGAAGAATCATGATTTACCCAATTACCTGGAACAATTCCACAATTAAATAATGCCATTAGATGGTAATTGTGGCTACCAACACCAGAATTGAGGTTCAAACCATACTACCCAAAAAATCCAATTTGTATATGGAAGAAATAAATAGAACTGTCAGATGAAAGACCTTGATTTGTTCCAATTAGCCACCCTGTTACGACTGAAATTTCTATTACGAAGCGTAGCAGCTGCAGCCTTCCGTGCAACCTCAATTGCCAGAGGAAAATGGTTCCCCTGGAAATTCGACCTTCTCTGTGCCAAGACCCCCTGCTTACCATATTTAATTTAGACAAAGAAACATGAGATCGCAAATAGCATGCGTAAACATGAGCAAGTAATGCAATTTAGCAGCAACTGTTGGCTGTCGCAGACCTGTCTAAGGGAGGATCTTGTGTCCATAAAACGTTTCACCTTCATATATTTATCCTGAGCAAGAGTATTTGAAGATCTCTGACTCTTGTTCTGCATGGACATATCATTCATATATCACAAAAACAACCAAATACATACAGCTTTAATGACCATAAAATCATGAGTTGGTAAGCACACTTCATAGCGTGTAAATCTTACTGGAACCCTTCGTGGCTTCTTAGCCTTAGTTTTGGTGTTTTTAGACATTTTGATAATGTCTTCTAATGCCATATCCATTTTCTTCTCTGTAAGAGCAATTGCCTCCGTTGTAAGAGGTTTAGCAGCCATCTGAAAGAGAGTATGCAGCTCAGTCACAAAAGATAAACTAACAAATCAAAGTAATGTGGCAATCATATTAACAAATAgccaataaattaaatgaaatattaatggAGATCACATAAACcaaagcccaaaaaaaaaaaaaatccccctTTCAGACTCTCtcattcaaaaacaataaattatCTCCACAAATATTAACCATAAGGTACATAGAAAATTCATCATAACGTTTCAATTAAACCAAGCAGAATAGCTGTTTTAATCCTTCTTTGCCTATAAAAAATAGCCATTTTAAccaattatcaaaattatcaattattGACTTGTAAAAACCGAGAATATTTCTCGAGTATCTAAATACTGATTAAGCCTAAAAATTAAGcaccaattaaattaattaaaaaaaagatcatataaAACAAGCAATATACTCGAATCTCATACAATTTGCCCCGCTTTTCAACCATAGAGAACCTAACGCTCCACTGCAGCCAAACCTAAACAATCTAGATACGCTGAATTGAATGTTCCATGCGAATGCTAAGTCAAGATTAGAACTTTAACATCTTGATCCCACGTTTTCTCACCAAGCAAATAGATAATTTGCACGTGCAATTAtggcaaaaacaaaaagagaaacatAAAAAACTAACCCACCTCTTTGAGAGCAGAAGTCCAAAGGAAATCCTGATCGATGAAGGAGATGCCAAGCGAAATATAGGGCTTGGTTTCGAGAACGCCGATAACTCCTGAGTGTCGCGAAAACACAGATGCTTCGAGAAGAAGATACTGTTCGTATGTATGCAGCGAAACCGCGTATTTGTATGATGCGGATTGCGGTGTGAGCGAGAGTCGGATTTCAAAAGGcgaaaataaaatgatttctcGTGACTTAACcgtattttataatttggtttGGAGTCCGCTTCGCTGGATAGGTCGCGGATAACGCGTGACcataagaatatgaaaaattctggtttatatacttatatgatttattatttttatttttttatttaaatatatatattgatatatgtgtagtatatatttaaacacacatatatatatataaatatatatttaaatagaataataaattacatgtcGATGTGTGGTATGGAATGATAAGTAACATTTCTATAAgaatattgaaaaattttaattatcattctcacaccacacactaacatataatttgtcatttttatcattctatttaaatagaTTCATGTGATTAGTAAACATTATGTGTgcttaaatataataataaaaatgataaattacatattggTGTATGGTGTagaaatgatgagtagcatttcttaataatactttatattatattttgagttaattgtaagattattatttaaattttcatctttttttttttttctaatttgagattttagcttatagtttttataaattttttatataaatttctataaattcGTAATATTATCTCCATAAAAGAATTACAGCATAGTTATTATGTGATATCAATATATCATGTGTTAACCTTTAATCGATTGATGTGGATATTAATACCATGTGGCCTCCCATTAATTTTGCAAAAGTCGAAAACTACAGTCTCGAAATACAAAAACGTTATTATTCAAGTACTTATTTTGCAATTAACcatattaacttttattattattattattatctaaatTACAATGAGAATTCATACTGCATATGGACTAGAGAATTCACAAagtaattttatgatttaaaattataaaaaaagtacttgaataaaaatattaatgagCATTTTCATCCATGTGATAGCATAGAAATGAACATCATTACGGTTATGATGAATTTGATAATTACAACTACCTTATATTTCCTATAATCACAATTCGAGTTAGAATGATGAAATTCAACTTGACAAGACAAACTAGTGTTCATACTCTACTACAATTTGACTCAAATTCACTTGTTGATGTTAAAGAAACCAATCCGACTGCAGTGACGAGGTGGCTTTTCTgttctataattaaaaatttcgATTCCGTACATCACACtctcaaaagtttttcatataCGGAACTGAGTAAGTCACTGACTTCGTCAAGAATTGTGGCTCCAAAGAATTTTGCACCTGTGAAGTTTACAATTGAAGTACTTGCTTGTTGTTCCGTTTGAAtctctttaaaaattatttttaaggaaaagaTGTAGGTtggtaattttatataaagtgTTTTTACCAATTAAAGACGGCTAAAAAGTCACTTTTCACAAAACTCTAAAGATATTTGAAGCTTTTATGGATACACGTTTCCAGAGATATTTGGACAATTATCCCTACCCCGTGTAGCTTAGGtgtgttgaaatgagttgaattaagatgataaaatattattagaatattattttttaatattattattattttaaaatttaaaaaaattaaattatttattatattttgtattgagatttaaaaaagttgtaatgataagttgagatgaatttaagatccaaactcacccttaggagtccaaaaaacttcaaatacaaaaagcctaattaaaatataaaagatataagTTTTGGCTctgtttagatagtaaaaatattttatcttattttcttattatgatttttttaaatttttataaaatataataaataattcaattttttaaaatatcaaaataataataatattaaaaaataatattttattcaacttttaactaaaaccatcttatctcatctcattattcaaaccgCGCCTAAGAATGCTCGAGTTAATATTGTAACTTACATAAATACTGCATCGATGCTGTTTGTAACTTGCATTTGAATGAATGCATAAATAACACTATATTTGATAATTGGAGTCCAATGACAAGAGGTGGAACTAATTATTGCTAAAAATTCAGATCAGccaattgtatttgtggcaaATGACGATATCACTCACCTCAGCAAAAGACATTTTTATTCTAAAGATTGTGCTTCAACCCCCCACTCTTAGCTTGGAACCCAACTCACTAGTAAAGGAAGGCAAAAAATAAGCATCAGTTCTCTCCATAGATCCACTTCTCTGCGTTGCTTGTGTAGCTAACCAACTCTTCTGGTTTGAACCACAAATTGATTTCATCCTTGGCAGTCTCTGGACCATCACTCCCATGGATGATGTTTCTACACGGCAAACAACAGTCGggtcaattttctttttgagcttTTTTTGTCCTAATTAACTACAGTCGGATCGTGATAACAAAGCAATGAACACTGTATGCATGTAGAAAGCAAAAGCAGAACTGTAACCAGGGTCGTGATTCTTTTTCTGGCAAAACAAGGGCCTCATTAGGTTCTGTGCTACTTCAAAGTTATAACTTTGTAACTTCAATGTAAATTAGAAGTGAAAAAAAGAGATTGCAGATAGGTCATAGGGTGAAGTAAACAATCAAGATGTGAAAGACTGAAGAAGGAACCCAAATCTGCATATCATTCGAACCAATACCTTCCAACAACAACTGCTAGATCCCCTCTGATGGTTCCAGGTTCTGATTTCTGTGGATCCGTAGCTCCAATTAGCTTTCGACCATACTTAATCACTCCCTCTCCTTCCCAGACCTGTAGAGAGACTCAGAAGTATTAAGTTTAGCTAGCTCAAAAGCTGTTTTAGTTAATAAGACGAGAGTTATAGTTCTTCGAACCATTGCAAGAACAGGGCCAGAGCTAAGGAAGTTGCAAAGGCCATTGAAGAAAGGTCTTTCCTTCAGATCGTGATAATGCTTTTGTGCAAAGTCCTTCGAAGGAATCACTATTTTAATGGCCACGAGCTTAAACCCTTTCCGCTCAAAACGAgatatgatttctgaaatctggtATACAAAGATAAATATCAGATAAGATCAATGTCCAGTtcccaaattataaatatcagaTAAATATCTTGGTATATAGAGATATAGAGAGTAGAAATATAGAAACCATTATCAATGGCAAAGTTCCATTTATGCAGTCCAAACAGGTTAACATAAAAAAGATGCAAGAAGTCGCTGACTCTATggtatctttttgtttttttgtttgaatcaGTATACAAGAAGTCTATGGCATCTCACCAGTCCTCTTTGCACTCCATCAGGCTTGATAGCAATGAAAGTACGCTCTAGCTGAATAGAGAATAGAACATAATTTGAGCACCACATGTAGAGGTAACAGTGAAATAGATATGTAATAAACAGGTCATTGAAGTACCTCTGCAGCATGTGCCTCCTGCTCCTGGAGCATGAAagctacaattataaaaaaaaataaaaacaaacacagaAAAATCATAATCAGAAATTGGAAAAAGAGGAGCAAAGTTCTCTTAATATCATGTGACCAAAAGAACAGTATCCTGTTACCACACTCCTTAAATTGTCGGATACTGTCAAAAGGTAGAGACTATGCTTACCAGTTAACGGGTCTCGCTAGAGGACAATAGCGGTCataattgaattttgaattaaattttgaaatcaaGCCAATAAtaaggcccggtttggatacaaaaatatcttaaactcatctcaactcattataactttatcataTTCTCAcgcaaaatgtaataaacaattcatctcTTTAACTCAACGCACTATTCAAACCTCGCCTGAGAAAATAACCAAATGACGTGCGGAATTCCCAACAAATATCTCGTCAAAACCGTATCATCAGACTAAAGCGTCGAAAATTAGAGAGAAGACGGGCGTTTTTTGTCCGAACCTGCTGCAGGAATAGCAAGGGCTCCTGAAATCCATCCTCTAGATGTACTCTCAGAACCGGCCCTCCTGTAATATGAAGCTAGAAACGGGACTGTTTCTCTCGATGACACTGCAGCAGCGGCAGCTGCGGCTCGTCCTTCTGCGAATACGATACAACTCAGAATCGCCAAAGAGAAATCGTGCAAACACAAAGACGGGAAAAACTACGCAAATAGCGAGAGGAACGAAAAACATGAACaaaccaaagaaagaaagtaagCGTGCTTATAGCAGTTTTGTTTTGATAGTCTTTGACTCTTTTTGAATACGGGACCAATTTATTTAAGCGGGGAAAtcaatttctgaatttgaatccttttctttccagaaaatgatAATAAACATCCGCAAAATAAGCACATTCAAGTAGGATTTTTCTTAACGACTTTTTTAGCAAAAGTTTTTAAAGGTAGACTCTCCATCCAAACAAACTGATAATTGGTCCAGAGATGGGAGATTAAGCTCAAGAATTgtaggaaaaaagaaacaactcAAAGAAATACTCGGCGACAGAACTATACGAaagacaaaaggaaagaaagatcGGAGATTCATGACAACGTGAAATATGGACTGAAAAAGCAGAATGGAAGCCAAGAAATATTACCGGAGTAGAAACGAGAGCCTTTAGAGGCAGGGAGGAGTGACCTGGAGGCTCTGGAAGCAGATCGGAAAATCTGAGTGGTCATTTTCGGTACACTGAATAATGGTTTGGAGGAATGGGAATTGTTTTCGAGAGCTGTGACGAGTGAAACGCAAAGTGCAATGCTGAAATGATAAGAGAGGCAGTGACGAATGACTGTGAGAGAGCGAggtagagagagatggagagattGAGTTCTCTAATTGAGTGGCCACGTCAAACCCTACCCGAAAGTCCGAAACCGATCTTAACTACCGTTTGGCTTTTTTGGGTCTTGGCAATTGCGTCCCTTCCTTTAGCTGTGATGACGtgttttatgataaaatattagagTGCTTTATAGGATTAgggtattttttaattatttttaataaaatataaagtgtaaaaagataaaatagtgattgataagaataatttttttaaaaatattataaattaaaaaaaataac from Juglans regia cultivar Chandler chromosome 2, Walnut 2.0, whole genome shotgun sequence carries:
- the LOC108987142 gene encoding uncharacterized protein LOC108987142, whose product is MAAKPLTTEAIALTEKKMDMALEDIIKMSKNTKTKAKKPRRVPNKSQRSSNTLAQDKYMKVKRFMDTRSSLRQGVLAQRRSNFQGNHFPLAIEVARKAAAATLRNRNFSRNRVANWNKSRGGAPVVPRRAPNGGSSAKSQLMQPQEGNAAPKQRSTLDSLFANMKEQRMKIMSQQNNVAQRNGGALRRPPWARGQGSN
- the LOC108987139 gene encoding nucleoside diphosphate kinase IV, chloroplastic/mitochondrial-like, coding for MDDSRGKIKVIPDHFKASTTSVDSHQNGTSFVSLPRSDSSSRSHSWTRKGATFMLNLFTVRGMPWGSSTDDQKKVELPAAEVESLRSQVADLEEREAHLKAQLEHVDELLRSARLSGYLYIRTRWTALPGEPPPLDDTEVDDWLPRFVVLHGLCLFFYLLSTDLSPQDSTLLSDIVEIGPLPSFTREDEETRYAFYMLTSQGLRYECSSISKIQVDSWLSALRSDCKVEREEIFRSASRASRSLLPASKGSRFYSEGRAAAAAAAVSSRETVPFLASYYRRAGSESTSRGWISGALAIPAAAFMLQEQEAHAAELERTFIAIKPDGVQRGLISEIISRFERKGFKLVAIKIVIPSKDFAQKHYHDLKERPFFNGLCNFLSSGPVLAMVWEGEGVIKYGRKLIGATDPQKSEPGTIRGDLAVVVGRNIIHGSDGPETAKDEINLWFKPEELVSYTSNAEKWIYGEN